From Microbacterium croceum, a single genomic window includes:
- a CDS encoding DUF7455 domain-containing protein produces MNATTERETSTVEFRLTAADRCDSCGAQAYIAAEVNGSELLFCAHHGRKYEEKLRTIATSWHDETARLADAV; encoded by the coding sequence ATGAACGCAACAACCGAACGTGAGACCTCTACCGTCGAGTTCCGCTTGACCGCAGCAGACCGTTGCGACTCCTGCGGCGCTCAGGCGTACATCGCAGCCGAGGTCAACGGTTCCGAGCTCCTCTTCTGTGCCCACCACGGCCGCAAGTACGAAGAGAAGCTCCGCACCATCGCGACCAGCTGGCACGACGAGACCGCTCGACTGGCCGACGCGGTCTGA
- a CDS encoding DNA gyrase/topoisomerase IV subunit A — translation MPKTPPPEPVEERIQDIDLSTEMQGSFLEYAYSVIYSRALPDARDGLKPVQRRILYQMAEMGLRPDRGHVKSARVVGEVMGKLHPHGDTAIYDALVRLAQEWALRVPLVDGHGNFGSLDDGPAAARYTEARLAAAALALTENLDEDVVDFIPNYDGQFQQPAVLPAAFPNLLVNGASGIAVGMATNMAPHNLIEVVAAATHLLENPDATTEELMEFVPGPDFPAGGVIMGLDGVKDAYANGRGALKVRGKVSIEPLGPRRTGIVVSELPYMVGPERLIEKIRDAVQSKKLQGISDVTDLTDRNHGLRVAIGIKTGFDPNAVLEQLYRLTPLEDSFSINNVALVDGQPRTLGLKELLSVYVAHRLEVITRRSRYRLARREERLHLVEGLLIAILDIDEVIQVIRSSDDSEQARSRLRSVFDLSELQAEYILELRLRRLTKFSRIELEAERDALQAEIAALRELLASPALLRAAVAAELDAAADAYGTPRRTLLMNAAPPKPRATKGAVDLQIADAPTVLVLSTTGRAVRVDLSEGQELTVPARRSKHDAILTTLATTVRAELGALTSAGRVVRFSPVDLPSVPSTSVQLAAGTPLKDYLGITARGERILGVVQFDSDTPIALGTAQGTVKRIIPSALPVRPEIEVIAMKSGDAVVGAAEAPDDAELVFVTTDAQLLHFSASMVRPQGAPAGGMAGIKLGTGAAVLFFGVVEADAEAVVATVSGTEGILPGTEPGRAKVTAFAEYPAKGRATGGVRAHAFLKGEDRLTVAWVGPNPAQAVDPTGAVRKLPEPGARRDASGQPIDGVIGSIGRTLA, via the coding sequence ATGCCGAAAACTCCGCCGCCCGAGCCCGTCGAGGAGCGCATCCAGGACATCGATCTGTCCACCGAGATGCAGGGCTCGTTCCTCGAGTACGCGTATTCGGTCATCTACTCGCGCGCGCTGCCCGACGCGCGCGACGGCCTCAAGCCCGTGCAGCGACGCATCCTCTACCAGATGGCGGAGATGGGCCTGCGCCCCGATCGCGGTCATGTCAAGAGTGCCCGCGTCGTGGGCGAGGTGATGGGAAAGCTCCACCCACACGGCGACACGGCCATCTACGACGCGCTCGTGCGTCTGGCCCAGGAATGGGCGCTGCGCGTGCCCCTCGTCGACGGGCACGGCAACTTCGGCTCGCTCGACGACGGTCCCGCTGCCGCGCGCTACACCGAGGCCCGCCTTGCGGCCGCCGCGCTGGCGCTGACGGAGAACCTCGACGAAGACGTCGTCGACTTCATCCCGAACTACGACGGACAGTTCCAGCAGCCCGCCGTGCTCCCCGCCGCGTTCCCCAACCTGCTCGTCAACGGTGCGAGCGGCATCGCCGTCGGGATGGCCACGAACATGGCTCCGCACAACCTCATCGAGGTCGTCGCCGCTGCCACCCACCTGCTTGAGAACCCCGACGCGACCACGGAAGAGCTCATGGAGTTCGTGCCGGGCCCGGACTTCCCGGCCGGCGGCGTGATCATGGGCCTCGACGGGGTCAAGGACGCCTACGCCAACGGCCGCGGCGCTCTCAAGGTGCGCGGCAAGGTCTCGATCGAGCCGCTGGGACCGCGCCGCACCGGCATCGTGGTCTCCGAGCTGCCCTACATGGTCGGCCCCGAGCGCCTGATCGAGAAGATCCGCGACGCCGTGCAGTCCAAGAAGCTGCAAGGCATCAGTGATGTCACCGATCTCACCGACCGCAATCACGGGCTGCGGGTCGCGATCGGCATCAAGACCGGCTTCGACCCCAATGCCGTGCTGGAACAGCTGTACCGGCTGACGCCGCTGGAGGACTCCTTCAGCATCAACAACGTGGCTCTCGTCGATGGCCAGCCCCGCACGCTGGGCCTCAAGGAGCTGCTGAGCGTCTACGTGGCGCACCGCCTCGAGGTCATCACCCGACGCAGCCGCTACCGTCTCGCGCGACGTGAGGAGCGACTGCACCTCGTCGAGGGACTGCTCATCGCGATCCTCGACATCGACGAGGTCATCCAGGTCATCCGCTCCTCGGACGACTCGGAACAGGCGCGCTCGCGCTTGCGCTCTGTCTTCGACCTCAGCGAGCTGCAGGCGGAGTACATCCTCGAGCTGCGCCTGCGCCGGCTCACGAAGTTCTCCCGCATCGAACTCGAGGCGGAGCGCGATGCGCTCCAGGCCGAGATCGCCGCGCTCCGTGAACTGCTCGCCAGCCCGGCGCTGCTCCGCGCCGCGGTCGCCGCCGAGCTCGACGCGGCCGCAGATGCCTACGGCACCCCGCGCCGCACGCTGCTGATGAACGCCGCGCCGCCCAAGCCGCGCGCGACCAAGGGCGCCGTCGATCTCCAGATCGCCGACGCCCCGACCGTGCTCGTGCTCTCCACCACGGGCCGCGCCGTGCGTGTCGATCTGAGCGAGGGTCAGGAGCTCACTGTTCCCGCGCGTCGCAGCAAGCACGACGCGATCCTGACGACCCTCGCAACCACGGTCCGTGCTGAGCTGGGCGCCCTCACCAGTGCAGGGCGCGTCGTGCGGTTCTCCCCGGTCGACCTGCCCTCGGTGCCGTCCACGTCGGTGCAACTCGCCGCCGGTACACCCCTCAAGGACTACCTGGGCATCACGGCACGCGGCGAGCGGATCCTGGGCGTCGTGCAGTTCGACAGCGACACTCCGATCGCTCTTGGCACCGCCCAGGGAACCGTGAAGAGGATCATCCCCTCCGCCCTCCCCGTGCGCCCCGAGATCGAGGTCATCGCGATGAAGTCCGGCGACGCGGTCGTCGGAGCAGCAGAGGCTCCGGACGATGCCGAGCTCGTGTTCGTCACGACCGATGCACAGCTCCTCCACTTTTCCGCATCGATGGTCCGCCCGCAGGGTGCTCCCGCCGGCGGCATGGCGGGCATCAAGCTCGGCACGGGCGCCGCGGTGCTGTTCTTCGGAGTCGTGGAGGCAGACGCGGAAGCAGTCGTCGCCACTGTCTCCGGCACCGAGGGGATCCTCCCCGGCACCGAGCCCGGTCGCGCCAAGGTCACCGCCTTCGCGGAGTATCCCGCCAAGGGACGCGCGACCGGTGGAGTGCGCGCCCACGCCTTCCTGAAGGGCGAGGATCGTCTCACGGTCGCGTGGGTGGGACCGAACCCCGCGCAGGCCGTCGACCCCACGGGTGCCGTCCGCAAGCTGCCGGAGCCCGGCGCGCGCCGTGATGCGTCCGGTCAGCCGATCGACGGGGTGATCGGCAGCATCGGCCGCACCCTCGCCTGA
- a CDS encoding DNA gyrase/topoisomerase IV subunit B, with the protein MTAEYSAHHLQVLEGLEAVRKRPGMYIGSNGSPGLMHCLWEIIDNAVDEAVAGNGKKIDIILHSDGSVEVHDRGRGIPVDVEPRTGLTGVEVVFTKLHAGGKFGGGSYAASGGLHGVGASVVNALSERLDVEVDRGGKTYAMSFHRGEPGRFADSGEKRPDAPFAPFEDGSELRIAGKAPWGVTGTRVRYWADRQIFTKDAAFQLGELENRARQTAFLVPGLEIVIRDNRAEEPIETSYRYEGGISEFVDYLANDPPVTDNWRIQGEGTFKETVPVLQADGHMIATEVERVCQVDIALRWGTGYETTIRSFVNIIATPKGGTHQQGFEQEMLKVLRAQVEQNARRLKVGNDKLEKDDVLAGLTAVLTVNVPEPQFEGQTKEVLGTPAVRQIVAQVIRKDLGLRFSSTKRDDKSQTTQLLDKIVAEMKARVSARAHKETQRRKNALESSTLPTKLVDCRTNEVERSELFIVEGDSALGTAKNARNSEFQALLPIRGKILNVQKASIGDMLSNAECASIIQVIGAGSGRSFDIDAARYGKVILMSDADVDGAHIRTLLLTLFFRYMRPLIEHGRVFAAVPPLHRVIVMNPGSKPNETIYTYSEQEMHALLTKLRKAGKRWHEPIQRYKGLGEMDAEQLATTTMDRSGRLLRRVRMEDAEAAGRVFELLMGNEVAPRREFIIDSSDRLSRESIDA; encoded by the coding sequence GTGACCGCCGAGTATTCCGCCCATCATCTCCAGGTGCTCGAAGGACTCGAAGCCGTCCGCAAGCGGCCCGGTATGTACATCGGGTCGAACGGATCGCCCGGGCTCATGCATTGCCTCTGGGAGATCATCGATAACGCCGTCGACGAGGCGGTCGCCGGCAACGGCAAGAAGATCGACATCATCCTGCACTCCGACGGCAGCGTGGAGGTGCACGACCGCGGTCGCGGCATCCCCGTCGACGTCGAGCCGCGTACCGGGTTGACCGGCGTCGAGGTGGTCTTCACCAAGCTGCACGCCGGTGGGAAATTCGGCGGCGGGTCCTACGCCGCATCCGGCGGACTGCACGGTGTGGGGGCCTCCGTCGTGAACGCCCTCTCCGAGCGCCTCGATGTCGAGGTCGATCGTGGAGGCAAGACCTACGCGATGTCGTTCCACCGCGGTGAGCCTGGCCGCTTCGCCGACTCGGGGGAGAAGCGCCCGGATGCGCCCTTCGCCCCCTTCGAGGACGGCAGCGAGCTCCGGATCGCCGGCAAGGCGCCATGGGGCGTGACCGGAACGCGCGTGCGCTACTGGGCCGACCGACAGATCTTCACGAAGGACGCCGCCTTCCAACTCGGCGAGCTGGAGAACCGCGCACGTCAGACCGCCTTCCTCGTTCCGGGACTCGAGATCGTGATCCGTGACAACCGGGCCGAGGAGCCGATCGAAACCTCGTATCGCTACGAAGGCGGGATCTCCGAGTTCGTCGACTACCTCGCGAACGACCCGCCCGTGACCGACAACTGGCGCATCCAAGGAGAGGGCACCTTCAAGGAGACCGTCCCCGTCCTGCAGGCTGACGGCCACATGATCGCGACCGAGGTCGAGCGCGTCTGCCAGGTCGATATCGCCCTGCGGTGGGGGACCGGCTACGAGACGACCATCCGCTCGTTCGTCAACATCATCGCGACTCCCAAGGGAGGAACGCATCAGCAGGGTTTCGAGCAGGAGATGCTCAAGGTGCTGCGGGCGCAGGTCGAGCAGAACGCCCGTCGTCTCAAAGTCGGGAACGACAAGCTCGAGAAGGACGACGTCCTGGCCGGCCTCACCGCCGTGCTCACCGTGAACGTCCCCGAACCGCAGTTCGAGGGGCAGACGAAGGAAGTGCTCGGCACGCCCGCCGTGCGCCAGATCGTTGCCCAGGTCATCCGCAAGGATCTCGGACTCCGCTTCAGCTCGACCAAACGCGATGACAAGAGCCAGACCACCCAACTGCTGGACAAGATCGTCGCGGAGATGAAGGCGCGCGTCTCAGCGCGCGCACACAAGGAGACTCAGCGCCGCAAGAACGCGCTCGAGTCCTCCACCCTTCCCACGAAGCTCGTCGACTGTCGCACGAACGAGGTGGAGCGCAGCGAGCTGTTCATCGTCGAGGGCGACTCCGCGCTCGGCACCGCCAAGAACGCGCGCAACAGCGAGTTCCAGGCGCTGCTGCCCATCCGCGGCAAGATCCTCAACGTGCAGAAGGCGTCGATCGGCGACATGCTCTCGAACGCCGAATGCGCCTCGATCATCCAGGTGATCGGCGCCGGGTCCGGCCGCTCGTTCGACATCGATGCGGCTCGCTACGGCAAGGTGATCCTGATGAGCGATGCCGACGTCGACGGCGCCCACATCCGGACTCTGCTCCTCACGCTGTTCTTCCGCTACATGCGTCCGCTTATCGAGCACGGCCGGGTGTTCGCCGCCGTTCCTCCGCTGCATCGGGTGATCGTGATGAACCCGGGCTCGAAGCCGAACGAGACGATCTACACGTACAGCGAGCAGGAGATGCACGCGCTGCTGACCAAGCTCCGCAAAGCCGGAAAGCGTTGGCACGAGCCGATCCAGCGGTACAAGGGTCTGGGCGAGATGGATGCCGAGCAGCTCGCGACCACCACGATGGACCGCTCGGGTCGTCTGCTGCGCCGCGTACGGATGGAAGACGCCGAGGCCGCCGGCCGCGTGTTCGAGCTCCTGATGGGCAACGAGGTCGCCCCGCGTCGGGAGTTCATCATCGACTCGTCCGACCGACTGTCGCGCGAGTCCATCGACGCCTGA